The stretch of DNA CTATTCTAACTTACACCGAAAATGCCTAGAGTTCACAACAATCCATGATAATCAATCGCATTTGGCTGTAGTTAACACCACCGCAGCTTCCTTAGCTCTATGAGAACCAGAAGCCAAGTCAGAGCCACAAGCAGAGAAGCTACACTAGATTTAGCAGAATCCACATCAAATTCTCATGATGTACTAGCCAAGCCGAGGATGGATACTGCTTTAGTAACGCGGGGGCAGGAGCGACCGAGATCGAGATCGGAGGAGGAGTCCGACGCAGCGGATTACCTTGATGGTGCGGGCctggtcggcggcgagggatgCCTTGGAGAAGATGTCCTCGTCGACGAACACGGCCTTCTTCGCCATCAGCTTCTGCAGCGCCTCCACGTTCGCGCCCAGCTCCGTCAGGTTCCCGATCGCCGCACCCCACCGCTCCccacccaccgccgccgcccccacccccGCGCCCGCCTGAGGTACCGAAGAATACGAAGCCGAGGgacccacccccacccccgccgccgcatccgccgacgaagacgacgacgaggcgggcTTCTCCCtctgcgtcggcggcgccatcTCGCCtcgccccctcgccgccggcaaccAAACCTCTCCTTCTTTTTCCGATGAGGCCCCTCCCGCCCGTGCGAAATTACGAAAGAGCCCTCCCCCTCACTGACATGCGGGCCCCGCGCCTCCAGAAATATCCGTCGCTGTTGACAAGTCAACGGCCACATCCAACGGCGGGGGCGCCTCCGCCCGTTCTGATCCGACGGCTCAGCTCGCTCCCGAGGCTTTAtataccgccgccgccgcctcctcccgcacTCGcttcgccgacgccgccgcctaaACCCCCCGCAGGTGCGAGCTCTTAAACCCTAGCTGCTGATCCATGAATACCCCACCTGTttctgttgatttttttgtgaatTGGTATGATCTTTTGGTGCGGGATTAGCCAGCCGCGCGTGGGCTTGATCCTGCGGTTTGGCGCGGATTCGTATCTCCgcccctcctttttttttcacggttTCTTGGTGGTGCGGTTTGTTGATCCAAATCGTGCTCGTCCGTTGGTGGCGGGGGAGTGGCTTTGCGGTGGTGGTATCTGTTTGCTGCGCGGTTCGTGGCGGGCGTTAGGGTTTTAGGCTGGGAGTTGGTGGAGGGAGGGAAGGGTAGGTTCGCGTAGGCGGGGGAAGTCGGGAACCGAGGAAAGAAAGATTTTGGTGGGTATTTGAGGACCTACGGGTTTTCATCTGCTGCGAAGATTTGATCTTTTCGAAAATGTTTCGGAAAGCCGCATGTTTTATGGTTGAAGTTGCAGCAAAACGTTTAGCGTGTGGCCCGTTTGTGATGATCCTAAGTGGCCATCCATGCCTTTTATCTTAAACCTAAGATAGTTACTCGAGTTTTCATGTTGTAAAGTGCCTTTGAGATTTTGAATTATCAACCacactctaattaaataagatttgAATAAGGATTGAGTTTTGCGGAACTTTGGAACTGTAGTTGTGGGATTTATCTGCCCTACCATTTTTCTTTGCCCCCAGCAGTGATTGttagtttttctttacttttttatGTTGGCTTGTAGCACGTAGCTGATGTTATTTCTTTAGTAACGTTGGGATACAGTCCAGCTTAGTCTTCTGCCTTGTGGATTGCTCATTTCAATTTGCAAATGCTGCAATTTTTTCAAACCCTTTGTTCGCTCAACTTCAGTCGGActgttacttaaaaaaaatctactggTAAGATGCCAATATTGTTGCAACGGGATCCACAGAAGGGCATGCCAATTGTTCCATTcctcaccccccccccccctcttttCGGTTTTGGTTtgcttatatgccaaaatttgaatttttaaccctAATTTTGGAGCTGATTATGGGgctttttcactgaagtttattttccagctttggattttagattactaagaattcatatataaaagttctattcacaaattatttttcgtttgcaaatatgctgtttgcctttttccacgaaaaagccaaaaaaatcatCCCCGGTGGTGTGTTGCAATGTGATCTGGGAAGGATCTACGGAAGGGTGTACCAATGTTACATCCCTATCTGTTGCAATGTGATCTGGTTAAGGACGTGTAAACGGTTCCTTCCTGTGATCAGgtgtttttttccatcctGTGCGCATGAGGAATGGTAGGGATGAGTGTACAGAGGAAATCCCCCTTTAGGGTAGTAGAGATAGTTGTATTGTAGTTAATAGTGGTTTGAGATGCCTGCTTTAGCTGTGAATTGGTTTATGTGCAATCCCAACAAATTTGATTCTAGTCAACCACTGTGTTTTGCTTTCTTGCTATTACTGTACCTATGGTCCTATAAGGACTTAGCTTCATCCAACTGTCTTGTGTTATTTCTATAGCTTTACTTATGCCTTTCTTTATTTCACCGTTGTGTAGTTTGCAAGAATGGCGTTAGCTAATAAGATTGGTAATCTGCTCAAGAAAGCCACAAGCTCAAGTCCATCTCTCTATCAATCAATCAGATGCATGTCATCCTCAAAGCTCTTTGTTGGAGGTTGGCagatactattttattttatctgttTAATCCTTTGttctgaaaaatattatatgcattgtttttccTGATGGCTTCAATTTATTACTGTAGGCCTTTCCTATGGCACAGATGAGCAGAGCCTCAGAGATACTTTTGCCAATTATGGTCAAGTTATCGAAGGTATGTTGTCCTTATGTGTTTAACTGCACTCATCTTGGTACGATGTTTTGTTAATAGTAGGATCTACTCATTCTGTCCAGCTAGGATCATCACTGACCGTGAAACTGGGAGGTCTAGAGGTTTTGGCTTTATAACCTACACATCAAGTGAAGAGGCTTCGGCTGCCATCACAGCCTTGGATGGAAAGGTAATCTTATAGGGAATGAATATTAGCAGGATCATGGTTATGTTCCAGGATTCTAACAGTTCCATGTATGGTAAAGTGGGTAGGTGGTGATTTAAGTTTGTGCCCTAGGTGGTGATTAGATGTTATCTAAACTTGACTTTTCAACTTGTAGGCGGTCTATTATAACAGAGGGTATATCTATGCTGGTTGAATTCACATTGAATATTTAAGTTTCGGAGCATGTCATGTGTATCTGTTAACAAATAGCcagtgtatatatttttaatcactGCAAACCAATTCAAGTGGATTCACATGGGTTTGGTTGGAATGCCAAATTTCATGCTGCCTCTGACCAGCCTATATGCAGTATAATCACTTAAATGATAG from Oryza brachyantha chromosome 12, ObraRS2, whole genome shotgun sequence encodes:
- the LOC102709234 gene encoding uncharacterized protein LOC102709234 yields the protein MAPPTQREKPASSSSSSADAAAGVGVGPSASYSSVPQAGAGVGAAAVGGERWGAAIGNLTELGANVEALQKLMAKKAVFVDEDIFSKASLAADQARTIKILDQRVQSLERELDAAISAAARARTEKRQAEAAQRAAELRAQEVTKELENTAKVFKLHMEELRAKQEEIAKKESDIKVLEAIIRTLSNKDDGGSSD